In Methanofollis aquaemaris, the genomic window CAGGTCATGCACGTCACCGAGGCAAAGTGTAAGGGCTGCGGTACCTGCGGTGGGTTCTGTCCGGGAGGTGCGATCTATATGCAGCACTTCACCACCCCGCAGATCGTGGCTCAGATCGATGCATTCCTCCTTGGAGGTGAACAGTAATGGCAGAAGGAGAATGGCAGCCCAAGATCATTGCAATCATCTGCAACTGGTGTTCCTACGCCGGTGCCGACCTCGCGGGCAGTGCCCGTACTCAGTATCCGCCTGACATCCGTGCCATCCGTGTGATGTGCACCGGCCGTGTCGACCCGCTCTTCATCATGAAGGCCTTTGCCGACGGGGCTGACGGTGTCCTCGTTTCCGGGTGCCACTTTGGTGACTGCCACTACATCGCAGGCAACTTCAAGTGCGCCAAGAGGATGTTCCTCCTCAAGAGTGTCCTCAAAGACCTCGGCATCGACGATCACCGCCTCAGAATGACCTTCGTCTCCGCATCAGAAGGTGCGAAGTGGGCGATGGTCATGGAAGACGTGGTCAAGACGGTCAAGGAACTTGGACCCAGCCCGATCAACCAGCTGAAGCAGTAAATTCTGGAGGTTGTTACGGTGCCAGAAATCGAATTAAACCTCATATCCGGGCGGACAATTCATCAAGGAGTTTCCATGGAGGCGGGCAAGGAAAAGCCCGCCTATACCAAAGCTTGCGGCATCATCGAGATGGATGATGCCGACTTCAAGCGTCTGGGCGCATGGAGAAACACCAACGTCCGTGTCACCAGCGAATACGGCAGCGTCGTCGTCAAAGCAGTCCAGACCACCCAGGGTCCCCACCCTGGTCTCGCCTTTATCCCGATGGGGCCGTGGGCAAACATGGTCATCAGCCCGAACACCTACTCCACCGGGATGCCGACCTTTAAGGGCGTACCGGTCAAGGTCGATGTCGCCGGGGACGAGCCGGTGTACGATTCGCTCGACCTCGTCCGCAAAGCCTGCAGGGGTGAGATCTAATGGCGAAAATTATCACTGACGTAGTCTGTCCGTTCTGTGGGACACTCTGTGACG contains:
- a CDS encoding molybdopterin dinucleotide binding domain-containing protein, encoding MPEIELNLISGRTIHQGVSMEAGKEKPAYTKACGIIEMDDADFKRLGAWRNTNVRVTSEYGSVVVKAVQTTQGPHPGLAFIPMGPWANMVISPNTYSTGMPTFKGVPVKVDVAGDEPVYDSLDLVRKACRGEI
- a CDS encoding hydrogenase iron-sulfur subunit, with amino-acid sequence MAEGEWQPKIIAIICNWCSYAGADLAGSARTQYPPDIRAIRVMCTGRVDPLFIMKAFADGADGVLVSGCHFGDCHYIAGNFKCAKRMFLLKSVLKDLGIDDHRLRMTFVSASEGAKWAMVMEDVVKTVKELGPSPINQLKQ